CGTTTGACACCAGGATCCTGAAGATCATGCCAAAGTGACCCTTTAGCTGTTGCTGACGGATGAACCATGGCAGGACCAATCGTATGTTCTCTGAGGAGGTCTTTGGAGTAAAGAGCCGGTTGGCTAACCAAAGCAGACGCTTGTACAAACTCTGCCTCACCGGTTCCTTCCCCTCCTCCAGGCAATGAAACAATGGAGCCGCGTCGTGATCCAGGGAAGCCTTCTTGATGCAAGTAAATCCTCTTAAACCCACCTTCTTTCTGCCCTGACTCATCTTCCCTCTCAGTCCATTTCCACGCCACTTGCCATCCACCTCCAATCCCCATACTCCCCGCTCCTCCTCCTTCCCCGTGAGCTCCCTGCACTTGGCTCCCATGTCTGAACGTAGAAAGTGGTCCGTGACCTGAGTGCATGTCTTTCTCCATGCTCGTCGTTTGACGTGAGATCAAAGGAGAGTGAAGCTCATCATCCGAGTCTTCTCCACGGTCCGTTGGATAATCCTCACCTTCTCCGACAAGATTCTCTTCATCCCATTCCTCGTTCCTCGGTTGATTACCTCCAACGCTGAACATACTCCCGAAATGCGGGAACAGGGCGCTCCTCATGCTTCCGGTCTCTGGCATCTTCTCGTGAACGCTCCCGAACAGCGTGACGAGTGGATCAACCAACGAGCCTTGCCTCCTGCTCATCGTGCTTCCATGGCGAGACAGAACACTCACTAAGCTTCCTCCTTTGACCGGCCTGGCAACCCAACTAAGTCCTTCTTCCGCACCGTACAGCTTAATCTGATCCTTATCCACAGCTATGTCATTATCATCAGCTACATCATCCGCAGGTCCGATTATGTATTCCTCTATGGTTGTCTCACCTCCAATCCCAAGTCCCTCAACCAACAAAGCCATCTCACCTATATGCATTGCCACATAAAAACATTCAAGAgactaaaaaaatcattttatagaatataacatttttcataatttgtgATGTTTCTCATAATTTGTAATATCGTTCAAAAATATCTTTACTATCTGATGTAAgaattagagcatctccaatgtcacactattttttttttataatttacacaaaaatagaataattctaTTGTAGAGTTTTGCTGAGGGTACCAAGTTACCAATAATAgaattactctgtttttgtgtaaattatagagaaaaaaatagtgCGCCATTGGAAATGCTTTTAGAGTGAGAATGACTTAAAGACTAACCGGTCACATCTTCGCGACCACGTAGCCTCTGAAGAACCCTCTTTGCTTCAAGCATTCGACCTTTGCTCACCAACCACCTTGGTGACTCAGGCAAGAAGAAGATAGTAAGGAAGAAAAACACAAGCGAAGGCACAAAAAGGACACCAAGCATCAACCTCCAGCTAGGAGATGGCATCAAAGACATTCCGAAAACCATGCAGTAAGACAAGAACATCCCTCCGGAGCCAGTGAACTGCGGAAGCGTGTTCAGCAGCCCCCTTATCTCGGGAGGTGCGGTTTCGGATATATAGATAGGAACAAGCGTGACCACAAGACCGACCCCAAACCCATCTAGCAACCTTCCTAAGAGCAGCACGTAAACGTTTGGTGACCAAAGCATAACTAGAGAACCGACGAAGTAGAGAACTGATGAGAGTATCAGCATGGGACGGCGACCAAGCCAGTCAGCTACTCCTCCAGACCATGTGGTGATCAGAGTAGCGCCGATAAGTGACATGGCCACAATTAGACCTTCCATCGATGGGTTACTCTCTAGatgaaattctttttttatGTACAACACAGCTCCTGCAGAAAGCCCAAAAAAAGCTTATAAGTCCATCACAAAagcaagaaagaaaagagataaaGCTAAGAGGATGACATAGAATCTGAGAATTGTATCAATTAaccatcaaatttttttaatcataaccATTCAAACAGAGAATTATGGATTTTTAGaatcataaaaattaatcaATTACCTGCAATAGTTGCGTTGTCCCATCCTTGTAACAAGTTTCCAATAGCAGCAGCAATAGCAACAAGCACAGCTCCACTCATAATTCAACTCTTTTTTTCAACAAATCTGAAGCGAATTTCGCAAAACAGAGTCACTGATGATCAACGATCACCTGAAAgtagaaaaaattaaacaaacccTTATGAGCAAAACATGAACAGAGAGACATAAAAACCAAAAAGCATGACCTAAGAACATAACAACCTAGTGACGTAAAAGAACAGAACCTACGAGGTGCTTGGGAAAGACAGAGGTAAGAAACCAGATGTGTCACAATCAAAGAGAAGaataataaagaagagaagagaatcTAAAGCAAGCCCCAGAGGGTAGtgatatatagagagagatgaAAACTAGGGTTTGCAAGTTGCACTCTAGAGGTAAGAATAAGCCACACTATCATATCAGTGATGAGCCGCTTCAATGGCGTCACTAcgcaatcaaaaaaaaaagcattctttttattttcccttttggttaatttaagattttgagattataattaaaaagaaaagttaaataCTACTTTTTTAACTTACGAAAAGACTGTGAACAGAGCCTATGGGATTAGTGACACCTGCCGCTTTGCTCTTGTCTTCTCGAACCACGTATGTGTGCTCcactctcttcttcctttttctctCGTACAGAATCTTTCAGAGGATTAAAACACCCAAATTTTATAATCTTAATGGGTCCACGAGTTTGTACCATTGTTCTTTCTCACCGTTAAATATTTTCACATTTCTCGACACCATCTTGTCAGACACTCGTGAAGTACAAATCTAATCTACTACTATTAAAATAGGGTTTTATACAGGGGGCGAAAAGGTAATTTACCTCTATCAACTGTACTTTTGTATGCATGATGTCTTCGGAACTAATGAGTTGCTTTGGTCGACATAAGGTTGGTTGCTTTttgtaaatatgaaataaagaTAGGATTGGTTTTTGAGATATTTGATGTATTGGGACCATACgagaaattatagaaaaatatctGATGTTCTGAAAATAAAGTTATTGGTAAAGTAAAAGTTTAGTTTGTTTACATATCCGAAAAGCATCTTCGAATCATTTCAACTTTTCATAATTAatccaagaaagaaagaaaaaaggaaaaactcaATTATGGAGAATCTTGTCCAGACAGAATGAGACACTTTAACTTTAGCTAATAGTGTGAGTCGTGTGTTACAACAAGATGAACATTTTAACCttaattactatatttttcttacaaagTTAAAAAGGGAAGAAAGAATCGGAAAAAAAGTTAAATTGATTCGTATATTCGTTTTCCAAAAGCATTCAAACtagtaaagaaaaataaactaacgATGATTTTACTAAGGTTAAATAACGGCAATCATTTTTACTTTCATTCGACCTTTTTATTAACACAAATCACTACTTGTATTCGTGATTTACAAATCTTGATCAACACAACAAAACATGCATGTGACTACAACTATTGGCTTTCTGAAAGCAAATATCAATGTATTTGTAGATGTCGTTGTTATAAGTTCATATATTTTGACCGCAAAGATTgatgaattttgaaaatagaaaatacgtatccaactttttttttgattaatttggGGGTATCCCGGGCTTATGGAAGGGTCCAGACTAATCACCAAGGGGAGGTGCAGctcacggatagaccctctctccGGGTATGCAAATGGGTCCTAAAGCATAGGCCCATATCCGTGATGGTGTCCAGAAATCATGACTTAGTTCCCTCCAGCAGGGTTCGAACTCACAACCTGAGTGAAAGAAGGAGCCCGTCCTTACCATTGGGCCACGATGTTCTGGACAATACGTATCCAACTTGGTTTTTGAGTATTTATGGCTTCAGTTTTTCTGATGAATAATTTTCCCAAAGAAACGTAGAATAAAAGTTATGTATGGAAAGAACAGTACACaccacatctatcttattaaaacagaaacattataactttttctaggtggatttttaagttggacatcacattattattcttagtctaacttttcatttaaatatttccttaaagagTTAGATATCAACCATCTATCAATTAATTCCACAATAAGATCTATGTCTTACATTACAtacatctattaaacaaaatatatattattttcgtTAGAGTGTACtcatattatcatatttatattatatcatagtacaaatataacaatccctctcttttattatagtcaaatgaatacaataaacctctcttttattatagtcaaataaatacgataaatgtctccaatattTACACTAGTCtgagttcttaaaaataaaaataaatatagatagaaataaaaataaatattacacatgttattaaaaatataaatattattacacgagtaggttgacaaaaaattacaataattaCACGAATCTTTAGCCAGTCATTATACAACTAAAccaattgattcaattaaccaaataactctCAACCTACAATATcggatttaaaaaacaattatttggcatcaaatactgatgaatctttaaaattttaaatagcttgatacataacttttaaaactcaatactaaagatatcagaatatatttttttgattctcaaataatagaggtttactttgaatatacactaaatagaatatactaacgtatattcttatttcaaaaacatcaatttatacttttaaaaaaaaatcgattattggaaaacctcttcaccaagttgagtctactatacctaaaatctcggttacaatcaaatattcacaatcaaattgccagatttgaaaaatcatgaatatggaaaaccctcttctccaagtttattctactatacctaaaatctcggtgtcaatagattttgtatttattatatctaacttaataggttaaaaaatattcaattccTCCCACTTAAAATGTGTGTACAAATACTTGCCTTCGTATTTATCATTGGATATTCACAAAACATTCAGAAAAAACTCCCAAAAAgcacaatgtcaaaaccaaatcgtattgtttgatattatgttagtgttttCACCATACAgttatatctctaatacaccaatgaaaaactattaatagaaaaaacagttttaacatttttcttaaacaatgaaaaaactcgaaattatataaaaccatattGTGTGAAAAGGACAAACTTCAAATTGTATtaactattatagaatatatgttgtgtgttaaaaataaaaaataaatccgcgcggtcgcgcgggtcatgatctagtaatATTTAAGAACAGAAGAATCGAATATATATGATTCCTCTGTCTACATCTAACAGTTCATCATCATTGCAGCTTAAATTTCCGTATAGTGAGGGGGAAAAACGCACCATGTTCATTAGCAAGTTAAAAGAGGATGATGCATCTAACAGTTCATCATCATATTTTCTTGCTTATCATGATTTCTAAGTAGCATTTTACaagagaaaatagaaaaaatcgaGGGAGAAATATCACACGATTACAACATACAAGCAAGTTAAAAGAGGATGATGCATCTATAGTTATTCAACACTTCATTTgttcaagaaaagaaaaatcaacacttcaaatttcaaaatcttgAATCAGTAAAGAGTTTGCATGGTTAGACGCAAAAGGTTAACATATCTTTTCATTCCCAAGAAAGACATGGTTCACGTTAGTTAAAAAAGATGCAGATGTCATGTGATCCATGTTCAGTCCATCAAACACTACTCAGTCCGTCAGACTTCAAACTCTCTAACTAGAACAAAAGTGTCGTACGACTGATTGAGTTCTTAGATACTTCAAACTCTCTAACTAGAACAAATGTGTCGTACTACTGATTGAGTTCTTAGGTTTATGTCCTAACAGCTCTGCTTCTTAAGGTttgtttcaatttaaatttGCAATAGATCACTTTGTGTTTGTGTGGCTTGGAGATCTCTAAGAAAACACATGTTGACTTTCGCTATAGagcaaaattaattttactatatcTCCCTCAGGGACCCTTGTTTCTTTATTCTTCACTAGCTTTTGTTTATTCATTACAATGTCTCCTACAAATATCTTTATTTTCTCAAGTTGTTGCAACTGTGTGGCATAAAGCTTTCGGAGGAGCTGGACAAGACGACAAGCACAcaagtattttaattaatttttcctTCAAGTGCAGAACCTCTCTAATCATTTAAACCAATTGGCTTGAACCGGCGGCGTCTAAGATAAACCAAAACTTCTTGCCGTGGACTCAGTGTGTTGACCCATATAAATAAAACCATCGTGTTTAGTGCTAATATCCTAGCTCAAAAGTTGTAATAATATTAGTATAGTGTTATACTAATATAACAAAAGCGAATATGCTAGCGTCATATTCCAAGCCAACTCTTGTGTTTGACCCCATTTTTCTAAGTTATTTTGATGACCATTTTTTCACAATAATAAAAGTCTTAATGGTTGCGACTGAAATATTTACtcagatttgaaaattttaggtTGTGATTAGTAATTTGAGAGTAAATGAGAAAGAACTTGGCTTATCAATGACCGATAGTTGTTCATGACTGCAATGAGATAATGAGAGTTGAATTATAGTataaatctgaatccaaaatcTGAAGCTGTATGTAAATCAACGAGGATAAAAAGACATAAAAAAGACTTGGGCTTTGTCAGTCATCaacttataaacaaaaattaatattctcTAATCTACCAAAATAAAAACTGTTCTATAAATAATGCCAAAGACAAGAAGGTGAGAGGAAACCGCGTAGGGTCAGTCAGAGAGAAGTAGCTGGTGAGCACTAAAAGGCAGCAGAGCAGCAGTCCTAAAGAACTTTCGTCGCACAATCATCGCCGtaaaataaacacacaaaaactcTCATCCAACGAATCTAATTGTCCGACCAGTCTCTCAGCAATCAAAATctgaaggaaaagaaaaatctattattatattttgaatctCGAATAAAAAACTATGtgttataaacattaaataattgTAGCTTTTCCCCTTCTCGTTCGACCTTCCTTCGTCTCTCAAGTTTCTCTTTTTCCCCTTTTAAATCAGAGATTCCTAATAATCCAATATCCATTTCTCAGTCTTTCTCTTCCACCATTCTCTTTGATTACTGGTAAGTAAACAACTAGATCCTCTTTATGTTTCTGATCCCTTTGAAGAATACTTTACTGAAACTAAAGCAAACTCATGTTTGACTTTGACTTTTTAGCAATAGTACTTGTGTGTTCTTGTCTTGTTGGTTTTAATTGGACCATGCTTAATCTGATCTGATCTGAAGTGGGTTTGACTGTTTTCTACTAGTGATTGTTAAAGTTCGTTACTTTTCTCCTTTAGTTTATGAGATTGCTAAAGGGTTTGACTTTGTCTTCTCTATGAACAGTAGTTCGTTGGATGAAGAACAGAGAGAGTGAAAGTTTCTGTCTTTAATGGGCAATTCATGCCGTCGATCTTCCAAAGACAAAATCTACCAAGCCAATAAGCCTGAAGATCACTCCAAATCCTCCTCTACCACCAACGTTGTTTCCTCAGATCGCTCTGTTCCCACTTCAGAACAATCCTCCAAAGAAGCAgctcacaacaacaacaacaacaaggacAAGAATCCAGCTCTCGTTATCCCTTCGAGAGAACAACCAATCATGAGACGCAACATGGACAACCAAGCTTACTACGTCCTCGGTCACAAGACTCCCAACATCCGCGACCTCTACGCGCTGAGCCGCAAGCTAGGACAAGGCCAGTTCGGGACGACTTACCTCTGCACGGAGCTCGCCACGGGGGTTGACTACGCTTGCAAGTCGATATCCAAGAGGAAGCTGATCTCCAAGGAAGACGTTGAGGATGTCAGGAGGGAGATTCAGATCATGCACCACTTAGCTGGTCACGGTAACATCGTGACGATCAAAGGAGCTTATGAGGACTCTCTGTACGTCCACATTGTGATGGAGCTTTGCGCTGGAGGTGAGCTGTTTGACAGGATTATTCAGAGAGGGCATTACAGCGAGAGGAAAGCTGCTGAGCTTACTAAGATCATTGTGGGAGTTGTTGAAGCGTGTCATTCGCTTGGTGTTATGCATAGAGACTTGAAGCCTGAGAATTTCTTGTTGGTTAATAAGGATGATGATTTCTCCCTCAAGGCTATTGATTTTGGACTGTCTATCTTTTTCAAACCAGGTATAATGTTTTGAAGCTGAGTTACTGTTAGAGAGGTGATAGgttcttaggttagttttgatCTTTTTTCAGGTCAAATATTCACTGATGTTGTTGGGAGTCCATACTATGTTGCTCCTGAGGTTTTGCTCAAACGTTATGGGCCTGAAGCTGATGTGTGGACCGCTGGTGTTATACTTTATATATTGCTAAGCGGAGTCCCACCTTTCTGGGCAGGTAAGTTTGTGATTGGGCTGCTTCTTTGTCATTTAGAGAGTCTCAGTCACTCACCTGGagtgttgttttgttttgtgtttggtGTTGGAATCAGAAACACAGCAAGGGATATTTGATGCTGTGTTGAAGGGATATATCGACTTTGATTCAGACCCTTGGCCTGTGATATCAGACAGTGCTAAAGACTTGATCCGTAGAATGTTATGCTCCAAGCCTGCAGAACGCTTGACAGCTCATGAAGTCTTGCGTATGGATTCCACATTGTTACTTTTTAGCAACCGGCCACACAAGTTTTagacttacttttttttttttaatttctttccAGGTCATCCATGGATATGTGAGAACGGTGTGGCACCAGATAGAGCACTTGATCCAGCTGTTCTGTCACGTCTCAAGCAGTTCTCTGCAATGAATAAACTAAAGAAGATGGCTTTGAAGGTGAGTATGATGAACTCTTTTTATCTTCTATCTGGTCTCTCTGCATTACTTCTCTTTTACATTGTTTTGTCTTTTGGTGGGGGGATCATCATCAGGTTATAGCTGAGAGTCTCTCGGAAGAAGAGATTGCTGGTTTGAGAGAGATGT
The sequence above is drawn from the Raphanus sativus cultivar WK10039 unplaced genomic scaffold, ASM80110v3 Scaffold1368, whole genome shotgun sequence genome and encodes:
- the LOC108841474 gene encoding monosaccharide-sensing protein 2, with amino-acid sequence MSGAVLVAIAAAIGNLLQGWDNATIAGAVLYIKKEFHLESNPSMEGLIVAMSLIGATLITTWSGGVADWLGRRPMLILSSVLYFVGSLVMLWSPNVYVLLLGRLLDGFGVGLVVTLVPIYISETAPPEIRGLLNTLPQFTGSGGMFLSYCMVFGMSLMPSPSWRLMLGVLFVPSLVFFFLTIFFLPESPRWLVSKGRMLEAKRVLQRLRGREDVTGEMALLVEGLGIGGETTIEEYIIGPADDVADDNDIAVDKDQIKLYGAEEGLSWVARPVKGGSLVSVLSRHGSTMSRRQGSLVDPLVTLFGSVHEKMPETGSMRSALFPHFGSMFSVGGNQPRNEEWDEENLVGEGEDYPTDRGEDSDDELHSPLISRQTTSMEKDMHSGHGPLSTFRHGSQVQGAHGEGGGAGSMGIGGGWQVAWKWTEREDESGQKEGGFKRIYLHQEGFPGSRRGSIVSLPGGGEGTGEAEFVQASALVSQPALYSKDLLREHTIGPAMVHPSATAKGSLWHDLQDPGVKRALFVGVGLQILQQFSGINGVLYYTPQILEQAGVGILLSNLGISSSSSSLLISALTTFVMLPAIAVAMRLMDLSGRRTLLLTTIPILIASLIVLVISNLVHMNSVVHAVLSTVSVVLYFCFFVMGFGPTPNILCSEIFPTRVRGICIAICALTFWICDIIVTYSLPVLLKSIGLAGVFGMYAVVCCISWGFVYLKVPETKGMPLEVITEFFSIGARQAEADKTN
- the LOC108841475 gene encoding calcium-dependent protein kinase 5-like, with the translated sequence MGNSCRRSSKDKIYQANKPEDHSKSSSTTNVVSSDRSVPTSEQSSKEAAHNNNNNKDKNPALVIPSREQPIMRRNMDNQAYYVLGHKTPNIRDLYALSRKLGQGQFGTTYLCTELATGVDYACKSISKRKLISKEDVEDVRREIQIMHHLAGHGNIVTIKGAYEDSLYVHIVMELCAGGELFDRIIQRGHYSERKAAELTKIIVGVVEACHSLGVMHRDLKPENFLLVNKDDDFSLKAIDFGLSIFFKPGQIFTDVVGSPYYVAPEVLLKRYGPEADVWTAGVILYILLSGVPPFWAETQQGIFDAVLKGYIDFDSDPWPVISDSAKDLIRRMLCSKPAERLTAHEVLRHPWICENGVAPDRALDPAVLSRLKQFSAMNKLKKMALKVIAESLSEEEIAGLREMFQAMDTDNSGAITFDELKAGLRKYGSTLKDTEIHDLMEAADVDNSGTIDYSEFIAATIHLNKLEREEHLVAAFQYFDKDGSGYITIDELQQACVEHSMTDVFLEDIIKEVDKNNDGQIDYGEFVEMMQKGNAGVGRRTMRNSLNISMRDA